A stretch of the Sulfurospirillum sp. UCH001 genome encodes the following:
- the pth gene encoding aminoacyl-tRNA hydrolase translates to MTLLVGLGNPDLQYKNNRHNVGFMVIDAIIDDQSSCEKITKANFKGELFKAPSMLLLKPTTYMNLSGESVRSVDDYFKPDQIIVIHDDLDLPFGTLRFKIGGGHGGHNGLRSIDAHIGPEYIRVRIGIGKPTHKSDVAKYVLSDFSVCQREHLPEIIQHVKKSIKALLTSDLKEVSLQYTLKQTLCDGDKV, encoded by the coding sequence ATCGACATAATGTCGGTTTTATGGTCATCGATGCTATCATCGATGACCAATCTTCATGCGAAAAAATCACAAAAGCTAATTTTAAAGGTGAACTTTTTAAAGCACCTTCTATGTTACTGCTGAAACCAACAACGTATATGAATCTTTCAGGAGAAAGTGTACGTTCTGTGGATGATTATTTTAAGCCTGATCAAATTATTGTTATTCATGATGATTTAGACCTTCCTTTTGGAACATTACGTTTCAAAATAGGCGGTGGTCATGGTGGTCATAATGGGCTTCGCTCTATTGATGCTCATATTGGACCAGAATATATACGCGTTCGTATTGGTATTGGTAAACCAACACATAAAAGTGATGTTGCAAAATATGTTCTTTCTGATTTTTCTGTATGTCAAAGGGAGCATTTGCCTGAAATCATCCAGCATGTAAAAAAGAGTATCAAAGCACTCCTCACAAGTGATTTAAAAGAAGTTTCGCTACAATACACGCTCAAACAAACCCTGTGTGATGGAGATAAAGTATGA
- a CDS encoding LptF/LptG family permease, which translates to MKLFEKYIVKNYLKNFFVIFIALDLFYVGVDLLTNYNNIPDSANLQILYALFQGMNAVNYVLPLSIVFGMVVTYFSMIKSNELICMYASSISKRALVRPFFITALGLTLIYIGLNCTEFAYAYEYSANLKKYNRISNSSEDLFLKHNNQYVYFKKLDPLKQVAYDVTIFEVDNVDLTKIIRASVASFIQNHWILEKVSIVHKPRITSLDNDGYRTENVDKLQTMENFKPKIMDNVYQSEYTLSISDGIDALRFFNEQGVNTSKIKATLFYQLFFPFFAPFLIVILYYKAPVMGRYFNMALIASSFAFVTLIVWSGLFLLSRLAANGVVFAEIAILLPIVLLLFIAMYFYAKR; encoded by the coding sequence ATGAAACTTTTTGAGAAATATATTGTTAAAAATTATCTCAAAAATTTCTTTGTTATCTTTATAGCACTTGATCTTTTTTATGTGGGCGTTGACTTGCTTACAAACTATAATAACATTCCGGATTCTGCAAACTTGCAAATTTTGTATGCTCTTTTTCAAGGCATGAATGCCGTAAATTATGTGTTACCACTTTCAATTGTATTTGGTATGGTTGTAACGTATTTTAGTATGATTAAATCCAATGAACTTATCTGTATGTATGCATCAAGTATTAGTAAAAGAGCGCTTGTGAGGCCTTTTTTTATTACTGCTTTAGGACTTACACTCATTTATATTGGACTCAATTGTACGGAATTTGCTTATGCGTATGAATATAGCGCAAATCTAAAAAAATATAACCGTATTTCAAACAGCTCAGAAGATCTTTTTCTAAAACACAATAATCAATATGTCTATTTTAAAAAACTTGATCCGCTAAAACAAGTGGCATACGATGTGACTATTTTTGAAGTAGATAATGTTGATCTTACTAAAATTATACGCGCTTCTGTAGCTTCATTTATTCAAAATCATTGGATTTTGGAAAAGGTAAGCATCGTGCATAAACCACGAATTACCTCTTTGGACAATGATGGTTATCGTACCGAAAATGTTGATAAACTTCAAACTATGGAAAATTTTAAACCTAAGATTATGGATAACGTGTATCAAAGTGAATATACCTTATCTATCAGTGATGGCATTGATGCATTACGCTTTTTCAACGAGCAAGGTGTCAATACCAGCAAGATTAAAGCAACACTCTTTTATCAGCTTTTTTTCCCTTTTTTCGCTCCTTTTTTGATTGTCATTTTGTACTATAAAGCTCCTGTAATGGGGCGTTATTTTAATATGGCTTTGATCGCTTCTTCTTTCGCTTTTGTAACTTTAATTGTTTGGAGTGGACTTTTTCTTTTAAGTCGTCTTGCAGCAAATGGAGTTGTTTTTGCAGAAATTGCTATTTTATTACCTATTGTACTTCTTCTTTTTATTGCCATGTATTTTTACGCCAAACGCTAA
- the lysA gene encoding diaminopimelate decarboxylase, with protein MTKFQALAQKYDTPLYVYDFDTISNKFSALKEVFKARKSLICFAVKSNSNLSVLKHMAGLGAGCDCVSIGEVKRALVAGIPKYKIIFSGVGKRDNEIEEALQNDILMLNLESEEEMKRVEMIAERLGVTARISIRVNPNIDPKTHPYISTGLHENKFGVDIESAKRMYIHAKNSASLDPVGIHFHIGSQITEVEPFKEAALVLANLLRNLKALKIDIKFFDVGGGIGIQYKDETTVALYEYAQSIFAALTGLDVTLVCEPGRYLVGDCGYFLTKVLYEKHNGYKRFVIVDGAMNDLIRPSLYHAYHAIEVEGKAVTQETTLCDVVGPICESGDFFAKNIELPALEHDDLLVIKSAGAYGFTMSSNYNTRSRVAEIALENGNDRLIRRRENFDDVIALEKEYL; from the coding sequence ATGACGAAATTCCAAGCTTTAGCACAAAAATATGATACTCCTTTATATGTTTATGACTTTGACACAATCTCCAACAAGTTTTCGGCTCTCAAAGAGGTCTTTAAGGCACGCAAATCTCTTATTTGTTTTGCTGTAAAATCAAACTCAAATCTCTCTGTTTTAAAACATATGGCAGGCCTTGGAGCAGGGTGCGATTGTGTTTCTATTGGTGAAGTCAAACGTGCTTTAGTAGCAGGAATCCCTAAATATAAAATTATCTTCAGTGGTGTTGGCAAAAGAGACAATGAGATCGAAGAAGCACTGCAAAATGATATTTTGATGCTCAATCTTGAAAGCGAAGAAGAGATGAAACGGGTTGAGATGATTGCAGAGCGATTGGGCGTAACTGCACGCATTAGTATTCGTGTCAATCCAAACATCGATCCTAAAACGCATCCGTATATTTCAACAGGTCTTCACGAAAATAAATTTGGTGTTGATATTGAGAGTGCAAAGCGTATGTATATTCATGCGAAAAATAGTGCTTCTCTTGATCCAGTTGGAATTCATTTTCACATTGGTAGCCAAATTACAGAGGTAGAGCCTTTTAAAGAAGCAGCACTTGTTTTAGCAAACCTATTACGTAACCTCAAAGCTTTAAAGATTGACATCAAATTTTTTGATGTGGGTGGTGGTATAGGCATTCAGTACAAAGATGAAACAACAGTAGCTCTTTATGAGTATGCACAATCTATCTTTGCAGCACTTACAGGTCTTGATGTGACATTGGTATGTGAACCAGGTCGTTATTTGGTAGGTGATTGTGGATATTTTTTAACGAAAGTACTTTACGAAAAACACAATGGCTATAAACGTTTTGTTATTGTTGATGGTGCAATGAATGATCTCATTCGACCAAGTCTGTATCATGCGTATCATGCGATTGAAGTAGAAGGCAAAGCAGTAACTCAAGAAACAACGTTGTGCGATGTTGTTGGTCCAATCTGTGAAAGCGGTGATTTTTTTGCAAAAAATATTGAATTACCTGCTCTTGAACATGATGATCTTTTGGTGATTAAAAGTGCTGGAGCATATGGCTTTACAATGAGCAGTAACTACAATACACGTTCACGTGTAGCAGAAATAGCCCTTGAAAATGGAAACGATCGTTTAATCCGTAGACGTGAAAATTTCGATGATGTCATTGCTTTGGAAAAAGAGTACCTGTAA
- the pheA gene encoding prephenate dehydratase, with product MQEIEKYRKKIDHIDDQILKLLNDRMELVKEIGRAKQTSGTAIYRPEREKEILDRLKALNNGALNNRAIDAIYLEIFAVSRNLEFPEKIAFMGPEGSYTHQAAESRFGAMGSYIEVSSIEAVFHVLENGEAKYGVVPVENNTAGAVGTTLDCLGKFSSKIVAELYMDIHHSFATVCEDIKKIKRIYSHPQGYNQCRKFLEEHMLLGVEFIPTKSTAEAAKKASEDHDAAAICSHIAAKLYNVPIMFAKIEDNMANQTRFLILSDFKNKKGVHNKTSILAKTDDKPGGLVEFLQTFQDQKVNLTKIESRPTKEKGFQSIFYMDFEGHIDDENVQKVIEENKERYDIKWLGSYICGG from the coding sequence ATGCAAGAAATAGAAAAATACAGAAAAAAAATTGATCATATAGACGATCAAATTTTGAAGTTGCTCAATGATCGTATGGAGCTTGTTAAGGAGATTGGTCGTGCAAAGCAGACCAGTGGAACAGCTATTTATCGCCCTGAGCGAGAAAAAGAGATTTTGGATCGTTTAAAAGCACTAAATAATGGTGCATTGAACAATAGAGCGATTGATGCAATCTATTTAGAAATTTTTGCAGTAAGTCGTAATCTTGAGTTCCCAGAAAAAATTGCTTTTATGGGGCCAGAGGGTAGTTATACACATCAAGCTGCAGAGAGCCGCTTTGGTGCGATGGGGAGTTACATTGAAGTAAGCTCAATAGAGGCTGTTTTTCATGTGCTTGAAAATGGTGAAGCTAAGTATGGTGTAGTGCCTGTTGAGAACAATACAGCAGGAGCTGTTGGTACAACCCTTGATTGTTTAGGAAAGTTTAGTTCTAAAATTGTTGCAGAGCTCTATATGGATATTCACCACTCTTTTGCCACAGTATGTGAAGATATCAAAAAAATAAAACGTATCTACTCGCATCCGCAAGGGTACAATCAGTGCCGAAAGTTTTTAGAAGAACATATGCTCTTAGGGGTAGAGTTTATTCCTACCAAATCAACCGCAGAAGCAGCAAAAAAAGCAAGTGAAGATCATGATGCTGCTGCTATTTGTTCGCATATTGCTGCTAAACTTTATAATGTGCCTATTATGTTTGCCAAAATTGAAGACAATATGGCAAACCAAACACGCTTTTTGATTTTGAGTGATTTTAAAAATAAAAAAGGCGTACATAATAAAACCTCAATTTTGGCAAAAACAGATGATAAACCAGGTGGTCTTGTAGAGTTCTTGCAGACATTCCAAGATCAAAAAGTCAATCTCACGAAAATTGAGTCACGTCCGACAAAAGAAAAAGGGTTTCAATCTATTTTTTATATGGATTTTGAAGGACATATTGATGATGAGAACGTTCAAAAAGTAATTGAAGAGAATAAAGAAAGATATGATATTAAATGGCTCGGTAGCTATATTTGTGGAGGATGA
- the hisC gene encoding histidinol-phosphate transaminase — MQFNGVLDQLKIYEAGKPIELVVREYGIEAKDVIKLASNENPRGCSPKVLEAVRAEAAKMNLYPDDSMYELKEALAKKYAVKEENIIIGAGSDQVISFAVHAKANPNTKVLMAGITFAMYEIYALQTGATILKTPSAGHNLQEMLDIYKANKDISVIFLCLPNNPLGECLDTKDVYAFLDHISPETLVVIDGAYQEYASFKDPAKKIVPSEIIAKYPNTLYSGTFSKAYGLGGMRCGYGIAQPEIIKALLKLRAPFNITNLTLKAAIVALSDQAFVDASVKENFEQMKSYEAFAKELGFNIIESYTNFIVLEFDASKNSGVIAQKLMEKGIIVRNLGSYGMNAIRVTIGTPEQNARFFELFKTIYK, encoded by the coding sequence ATGCAATTTAACGGTGTTTTAGATCAACTAAAAATTTATGAAGCAGGTAAGCCTATTGAGCTTGTAGTACGTGAATACGGCATAGAAGCTAAAGATGTTATCAAATTAGCCAGCAATGAAAATCCAAGAGGATGTAGTCCTAAAGTACTTGAAGCAGTACGTGCAGAAGCTGCTAAAATGAATTTATATCCAGATGATAGTATGTATGAGCTCAAAGAAGCTTTGGCTAAAAAATATGCTGTAAAAGAGGAAAATATTATTATTGGTGCGGGAAGCGATCAAGTGATCTCTTTTGCAGTCCATGCGAAAGCAAATCCCAATACAAAAGTTTTGATGGCTGGAATTACCTTTGCAATGTATGAAATTTATGCTCTTCAAACAGGAGCAACCATCCTTAAAACACCATCAGCTGGTCATAATCTTCAAGAGATGTTAGATATTTACAAAGCAAATAAAGACATATCAGTGATTTTCCTTTGCCTTCCAAACAATCCGCTCGGAGAGTGTTTAGATACAAAAGATGTGTATGCCTTTTTAGATCACATCAGTCCTGAAACACTTGTAGTGATTGATGGTGCGTATCAAGAGTATGCAAGTTTTAAAGACCCTGCGAAAAAAATTGTTCCAAGCGAAATCATTGCAAAATACCCAAATACACTCTATTCAGGTACATTCTCAAAAGCGTATGGACTTGGGGGTATGCGTTGTGGTTATGGAATTGCGCAACCAGAAATTATCAAGGCACTTTTAAAACTGAGAGCACCATTTAATATCACAAATTTAACGCTTAAAGCGGCAATTGTTGCACTGAGTGATCAAGCGTTTGTGGATGCTTCTGTCAAAGAAAATTTTGAACAAATGAAATCATATGAAGCTTTTGCAAAAGAACTGGGTTTTAATATTATTGAGAGCTATACAAACTTTATTGTATTAGAATTTGATGCAAGTAAAAACTCTGGTGTGATTGCGCAAAAATTGATGGAAAAAGGTATAATCGTTAGAAATTTAGGATCGTATGGTATGAATGCAATTCGTGTTACCATAGGAACACCTGAACAAAATGCACGCTTTTTTGAACTCTTTAAAACAATTTATAAGTAA
- the fliF gene encoding flagellar basal-body MS-ring/collar protein FliF: MELRTLLNQIATLIQNLTLRQKIVAAVSIVVLIGFLVFLTLYKNSTSSKGSGYSVLFENTTAGDSALIIQQLEKEKVPYKILNEGTIAVPTEMVHKQRISIAAQGIPKNSKVGFEIFDKTEFGATDFEQKIKYIRALEGELARTIESLGPISNASVHIAIPKETVFAQKQAAPTASIVLNIRPSMNLSVKQIVGIKNLVAASVSNLTAENVSIVNQDGEPLGDEQSNIFQGELVKSQMRYKKEFEHNVEQKIINVLAPVIGGVDKVNAKVTIDFDFSQQDYVSEIYDPNSVPRSEQSVEEKREGKEPQDVGGVPGAISNIGPVQGLESNKKGETYQKSSTTTNYEISKKVVNSKDEFAKVKRLTAAVVVDGVYKYGVDADGKKKSELEYFPLTKDQMDAIRDVVRQTVGYNQARGDEVTVSNFEFKPLSSDGTRAPTKDLMDKVTNYVGPLVPLLKYVIVGILLFAFYKKVIIPFSQKMVETKLDDFEDEIEPITAHEEEGAEDTLEKFRQARKKVEDQLGIGQDFNEEALKYDVLLEKLKHVAEQKSEEFAALLQSMIRNEGDYEKNSSKDLT, from the coding sequence ATGGAGCTTAGAACACTTTTAAATCAAATAGCAACACTCATACAAAACTTGACCTTGCGTCAAAAGATAGTTGCAGCAGTTTCGATTGTTGTTCTTATCGGTTTTTTAGTGTTTCTGACGCTCTACAAAAACTCCACTTCGAGTAAAGGAAGTGGGTACAGTGTTTTATTTGAAAACACAACTGCGGGTGATTCTGCACTGATTATTCAACAACTTGAAAAAGAGAAAGTTCCTTATAAGATACTCAACGAAGGAACAATAGCTGTTCCTACAGAAATGGTGCATAAACAAAGAATTTCGATAGCTGCACAAGGCATTCCTAAAAATAGCAAAGTTGGTTTTGAAATTTTTGATAAAACTGAGTTTGGTGCGACTGATTTTGAACAAAAGATCAAATATATTCGAGCACTTGAAGGTGAACTTGCACGTACTATTGAAAGTTTAGGACCAATTTCTAACGCAAGTGTACATATCGCTATTCCGAAAGAGACAGTATTTGCTCAAAAACAAGCGGCACCAACAGCGTCCATTGTTCTAAATATTCGACCGAGTATGAATCTTTCTGTGAAACAGATAGTAGGCATTAAAAATCTTGTTGCTGCTTCGGTTTCAAACTTAACTGCAGAAAATGTTTCAATTGTCAATCAAGATGGTGAGCCTTTAGGTGATGAGCAGAGCAATATTTTTCAAGGTGAGCTGGTTAAAAGCCAGATGCGCTATAAAAAAGAGTTTGAACACAATGTAGAACAGAAAATTATCAATGTGCTAGCTCCCGTTATTGGTGGTGTGGATAAAGTCAATGCAAAAGTAACCATCGATTTTGATTTTTCCCAACAAGATTATGTTAGTGAGATATATGATCCAAACTCTGTACCTAGAAGCGAGCAGAGTGTTGAAGAAAAACGTGAAGGAAAAGAGCCTCAAGATGTAGGAGGCGTTCCTGGTGCGATCAGTAATATAGGGCCCGTACAAGGACTTGAAAGTAATAAAAAAGGCGAAACATATCAAAAAAGTTCTACGACTACCAATTATGAAATTTCAAAAAAAGTGGTTAATTCTAAAGATGAGTTTGCAAAAGTTAAGCGTTTAACTGCTGCGGTAGTTGTTGATGGTGTTTATAAATATGGAGTCGATGCTGACGGTAAGAAAAAAAGTGAATTAGAGTACTTTCCTCTCACAAAAGATCAGATGGATGCTATTCGTGATGTTGTACGTCAAACTGTTGGGTATAACCAAGCAAGAGGTGATGAAGTCACGGTTAGTAACTTTGAATTTAAGCCACTTTCGAGTGATGGAACACGTGCTCCAACTAAAGATTTGATGGATAAAGTCACCAATTACGTAGGACCATTGGTACCTTTATTAAAATATGTTATTGTCGGTATTTTACTGTTTGCCTTCTATAAAAAAGTGATTATTCCATTCAGCCAAAAAATGGTTGAAACAAAATTAGATGATTTTGAAGATGAAATTGAGCCAATTACAGCGCATGAAGAAGAGGGAGCTGAAGATACGTTAGAAAAATTCAGACAAGCTCGTAAAAAAGTCGAGGATCAGCTTGGAATTGGTCAAGACTTTAATGAAGAGGCTCTTAAATATGACGTCTTACTTGAAAAGCTTAAACATGTTGCAGAACAAAAAAGTGAAGAATTTGCGGCACTCTTACAATCTATGATTCGTAATGAGGGTGATTATGAGAAAAATAGCTCAAAGGATCTAACATAA
- the fliG gene encoding flagellar motor switch protein FliG: MMKLTEEQKTLYNELSMAEKAAILMIQLGEDATANLFSHMEIDVVTDISKFIATAKTIDKSVANAVLEEFYVILQSNQYIRSGGMEYAKEILYRTFGAEGAQKILDKLSKSMENSQSFGYLSQIKPQQLGDFIINEHPQTVALILAHMDPTSAAETLSFFPDQLRSEVTIRMANLGEISPSVVKRVSAVLENKLESLTSYKVEVGGPRAVAEILNRLGQKASKTTIAYIEQADEKLASVIKDMMFTFEDIMKLDGNAVREILKVADKRDLMVALKGSADDLKRKFFDNMSQRAQEAFVEEMNFLGAVRVKDVEESQRRIVEEVQKLAEQGILQIGEAEEMIG, translated from the coding sequence ATAATGAAACTTACAGAAGAGCAAAAAACCCTTTATAATGAACTTTCTATGGCAGAAAAAGCTGCAATTTTGATGATTCAGTTAGGCGAAGATGCGACGGCAAATCTTTTTTCACATATGGAAATTGATGTCGTGACCGATATTTCTAAATTTATTGCCACTGCTAAAACAATTGATAAATCTGTTGCAAATGCTGTTTTGGAAGAGTTTTATGTCATTTTACAATCCAACCAATACATCAGAAGTGGTGGTATGGAATATGCAAAAGAGATTCTTTATCGTACTTTTGGTGCAGAAGGTGCTCAAAAGATTCTTGATAAACTTTCTAAATCAATGGAAAATTCACAGAGCTTTGGATATCTTTCTCAAATTAAGCCTCAGCAGTTGGGTGATTTTATTATTAATGAGCACCCACAAACCGTTGCGCTTATTTTAGCACATATGGACCCTACGAGCGCGGCTGAAACACTCTCGTTCTTCCCTGATCAGCTTCGAAGTGAAGTTACGATTAGAATGGCAAATTTAGGTGAAATTTCACCTTCAGTTGTTAAACGCGTTTCTGCAGTATTGGAAAATAAATTAGAATCATTGACTTCTTATAAGGTTGAAGTGGGTGGCCCACGAGCTGTTGCAGAAATTCTTAATCGTCTTGGTCAAAAAGCTTCTAAGACAACTATCGCATATATTGAACAAGCCGATGAAAAATTGGCATCTGTTATTAAAGATATGATGTTCACTTTCGAAGATATTATGAAGCTTGATGGAAATGCTGTACGTGAAATTCTTAAAGTAGCAGATAAACGTGATCTAATGGTTGCTCTTAAGGGATCAGCAGATGATTTGAAACGAAAATTCTTTGATAATATGTCTCAACGTGCACAAGAGGCATTTGTAGAGGAGATGAACTTTTTAGGCGCTGTGCGTGTAAAAGATGTTGAAGAGTCACAAAGAAGAATTGTTGAAGAGGTGCAAAAACTTGCAGAACAAGGCATTCTCCAAATCGGTGAAGCTGAAGAGATGATAGGTTAA
- the fliH gene encoding flagellar assembly protein FliH, translated as MVSENIIDKEKVEDHSVKPYRFKVLGSNVSETSTPLHVNEEVSSYDPESMPVNDEIVTIARIEEGTQNQFIEELLKKTDELTTNVVKLQIQIEKQEQDFNNRLTEELTRERENAYAQGYQKAKEEAEDAISEIRSRYLKSISHLDTLYKSIEERISKLETDMSVTAFEIAKEVIKKEVSLSSTQIAASLSKALLKEVKDAVKIELKVNPKDLDALKELYAEDEKIKVTSDDAITLGGVVILSDVGNLDGNLAMRLEKVKYLLQEN; from the coding sequence ATGGTGAGCGAGAATATTATTGATAAAGAGAAGGTTGAAGACCACTCTGTAAAGCCGTACCGGTTTAAAGTTTTAGGTTCCAACGTATCAGAAACTTCCACGCCATTACATGTGAATGAAGAGGTAAGTTCATATGATCCCGAATCGATGCCAGTAAATGACGAAATTGTAACGATTGCGCGCATTGAAGAAGGAACACAAAATCAATTTATTGAAGAGCTCCTCAAAAAAACAGATGAACTCACAACAAATGTTGTTAAGCTTCAGATTCAAATTGAAAAGCAAGAACAAGATTTCAATAACAGATTAACAGAAGAGCTAACGCGTGAAAGAGAAAATGCTTATGCGCAAGGTTATCAAAAGGCAAAAGAGGAAGCTGAGGATGCAATTAGTGAGATTCGATCGCGTTATTTAAAGTCAATCAGCCATTTAGATACACTTTACAAAAGTATAGAAGAACGCATATCAAAACTTGAAACTGATATGAGTGTTACCGCTTTTGAGATTGCTAAAGAGGTGATCAAAAAAGAGGTCAGTTTATCAAGTACACAAATTGCAGCATCCCTTTCCAAGGCACTGCTGAAAGAGGTCAAAGATGCTGTCAAAATTGAACTTAAGGTCAATCCAAAGGACTTAGATGCACTTAAAGAACTTTATGCGGAAGATGAAAAAATAAAAGTAACATCGGATGATGCGATTACGCTAGGTGGTGTTGTCATTCTTAGCGATGTAGGAAACTTAGATGGCAATTTGGCAATGCGTTTAGAAAAAGTGAAATATCTATTACAAGAAAACTAA
- the dxs gene encoding 1-deoxy-D-xylulose-5-phosphate synthase, whose product MKQLRESSIEELNDYCEQIRQKIIQTVSKNGGHLSSNVGAVELIVAMHYVFDVKNDPFIFDVSHQAYTHKLLTDRWERFETLRELNGISGYTRPDESDCDYFVAGHSSTSISLAVGAAKAIALKGEQYKRVPVALIGDGSLSAGMVYEALNELGDRRYPVVIILNDNKMSIAKPIGAISKFLSSAMAGGFYQKIKKTTEQILQYLPESATYMAKKFEESFKLITPGILFEELGIDYIGPIDGHDLESLIKALQSARSLKKPVIIHAQTLKGKGYEMAEGYYEKWHGVGPFDVASGEAIKQGVSKNATTMYSEALMTLAKTHDNVVGVTAAMPSGTGLSPLIQAYPNRFWDVAIAEQHAVTSMCAMAKEGFKPYVSIYSTFLQRAYDQVIHDACIMNLDVVFAIDRAGIVGEDGETHQGAFDISYLSAIPNMTLMAPRDERGMHAAIHYSYMHKGPLAIRYPRGAFLESDAFESLPFEYGKAQLLQEGTSSILLLGYGSGVGKAIATSKLLAEQGIEAAIVDLRFVKPLDETLLIALSQEYNKWYVFSDSAKIGGVGSLLMAVKEKHTLNVNIKTFEYEDAFITHGATHLVEEQLGITVEQLAEVISKEFY is encoded by the coding sequence ATGAAACAATTACGAGAATCCTCTATTGAAGAATTAAATGACTATTGTGAGCAAATTAGGCAGAAAATTATTCAGACTGTTAGCAAAAATGGTGGCCATCTGAGCAGCAATGTAGGTGCAGTAGAGCTTATAGTAGCTATGCATTATGTTTTTGATGTAAAGAATGATCCCTTCATTTTTGATGTTAGCCATCAAGCATACACCCATAAGCTTCTGACGGATCGATGGGAGCGTTTTGAAACTCTACGAGAACTCAATGGCATTAGTGGCTACACACGACCAGATGAATCAGATTGTGATTATTTTGTTGCAGGACATAGCTCAACATCCATCTCACTTGCTGTTGGTGCAGCAAAAGCTATTGCATTGAAAGGTGAACAGTATAAGCGTGTACCTGTTGCACTGATTGGTGATGGCTCATTGAGTGCTGGTATGGTGTATGAAGCCCTTAATGAACTTGGAGATCGTAGATACCCTGTTGTTATTATTTTAAATGACAATAAGATGAGTATTGCAAAACCTATTGGTGCTATTAGTAAATTTTTATCCAGCGCAATGGCAGGTGGTTTTTACCAAAAAATCAAAAAAACAACGGAACAGATTTTACAATATTTACCAGAGAGTGCCACCTATATGGCGAAAAAGTTTGAAGAGAGTTTTAAACTTATTACTCCAGGTATTTTATTTGAAGAATTAGGAATTGATTATATTGGACCTATTGATGGGCATGATTTAGAGAGCTTGATTAAAGCCCTTCAATCAGCACGAAGCCTCAAAAAACCAGTTATTATTCATGCCCAAACTCTTAAAGGCAAAGGGTATGAAATGGCAGAAGGGTATTATGAAAAGTGGCATGGAGTAGGGCCTTTTGATGTCGCTAGTGGCGAAGCTATCAAGCAAGGTGTGAGCAAAAATGCAACCACAATGTACTCAGAAGCACTTATGACATTAGCAAAAACTCATGATAATGTTGTCGGTGTTACTGCTGCAATGCCAAGTGGTACAGGACTATCCCCTTTAATTCAAGCTTATCCTAATCGTTTTTGGGATGTGGCTATTGCTGAACAACATGCTGTTACTTCTATGTGTGCTATGGCTAAAGAGGGATTTAAACCGTATGTGAGTATTTATTCTACTTTTTTACAACGAGCTTATGACCAAGTCATTCATGATGCATGTATTATGAATTTAGATGTTGTTTTTGCGATCGATCGTGCAGGAATTGTAGGAGAAGATGGAGAGACACATCAAGGAGCATTTGATATCTCTTATTTAAGTGCAATTCCCAATATGACTTTGATGGCTCCACGCGATGAGAGAGGAATGCATGCCGCTATTCATTATTCTTATATGCATAAAGGGCCATTAGCAATTCGTTATCCACGAGGAGCATTTTTAGAATCAGATGCTTTTGAGTCATTACCATTTGAATATGGCAAAGCACAACTGCTCCAAGAAGGTACAAGTAGTATTCTTCTTTTGGGATATGGAAGTGGTGTTGGTAAGGCTATTGCAACTTCAAAATTACTAGCAGAGCAGGGTATTGAAGCAGCTATTGTTGATTTGAGATTTGTGAAGCCATTGGATGAAACATTGTTGATTGCATTATCACAAGAATACAATAAATGGTACGTTTTTAGTGATAGTGCTAAGATAGGTGGTGTAGGTTCATTATTAATGGCAGTGAAAGAAAAACATACTTTAAACGTGAATATTAAAACATTTGAATATGAAGATGCATTTATTACGCATGGAGCAACACATCTTGTTGAAGAACAATTGGGCATTACGGTTGAACAATTAGCAGAAGTAATTTCAAAAGAGTTCTATTAA